From a single Phocoena sinus isolate mPhoSin1 chromosome 1, mPhoSin1.pri, whole genome shotgun sequence genomic region:
- the ADAM15 gene encoding disintegrin and metalloproteinase domain-containing protein 15 isoform X3 yields the protein MRLALLWALGLLGAGSPLPSRPLPDIGGTEEKQARPERALNGSSEPQILQDNLTLSLAEALQTSLPEALRIKLELDGESHILELLQNRELVSGRPTLVWYQPDGTRVVSEGHTLENCCYHGKVQGHADSWVSVCTCSGLRGLVILSPERSYSLELGPGDLQGPPVISRLQDLLLPGHTCALSWPASVPTQAPPEQPLGQRHLLRWRRDVVTETKIVELVIVADRSEVQRYRDFQNLLNRTLEVALLLDTFFRPLNVRVALVGLEAWTQRDLIEISQHPGVTLDSFLRWRRTDLLPRLPHDSAQLVTATSFSGPMVGMAIQNSICSPEFSGGVNMDHSTSILGVASSIAHELGHSLGLGHDSPGNSCPCPGPAPAKSCIMEASTDFLPGLNFSNCSRQALEKALLGGMGSCLFERLSGLPSTASVCGNMLVEPGEQCDCGFPDDCTDPCCDYFTCQLRPGAQCASDGLCCQNCQLRPASWQCRSTRGDCDLPEFCPGDSSQCPPDVSLGDGEPCAGGQAVCMQGRCTSYAQQCQALWGPGAQPAAPLCLLTANTRGDAFGSCGRSPDGSYVSCAPRDAVCGQLQCQGGRAQPLLGSARDLHWEMLEANGTQLELNCSWVHLDLGNDVAQPLMTLPGTACGPGLVCVDHQCQPVEILGTQECRSKCHGHGVCDSNRRCHCEEGWAPPDCTTHIRATSSLTTGLPLSLLLLLVLVLLGASYWHRARLRQRLCQLKGPSCQYRAAQSGPPERPGPPQRALLMPGAKSQGPTKPPPPRKPLPTDPQGQHPSADLPGPGAGILPSVVPSRPAPPPPAVSSLYL from the exons GTGGCACTGAGGAGAAGCAGGCAAGGCCAGAGAGGGCCCTGAATGGGTCTTCGGAGCCCCAGATCCTTCAGGACAACCTCACGCTCAGCCTAGCAGAGGCACTTCAG ACCAGTCTGCCTGAGGCTTTGCGGATCAAATTGGAGTTGGATGGTGAGAGTCACATCCTGGAGCTGCTACAGAATAG GGAGCTAGTCTCAGGCCGTCCAACCCTGGTGTGGTACCAGCCTGATGGCACCCGGGTGGTCAGTGAGGGACACACTCTG GAGAACTGCTGCTACCATGGAAAAGTGCAGGGCCACGCCGACTCCTGGGTCTCTGTCTGCACCTGCTCCGGGCTCAG GGGCTTGGTGATCCTGTCCCCAGAGAGAAGCTACTCCCTGGAGCTGGGGCCTGGGGACCTCCAGGGTCCCCCTGTTATCTCCCGGCTCCAAGACCTCCTCCTGCCAGGCCACACTTGTGCCCTGAGCTGGCCTGCATCTGTGCCCACTCAGGCTCCACCAGAGCAGCCCCTGGGACAGCGTCACCTTCTCCGG TGGAGGCGGGACGTGGTGACAGAGACCAAGATTGTTGAGCTGGTGATTGTGGCTGACCGTTCCGAG GTCCAGAGGTACCGGGACTTCCAGAACCTGCTGAACCGCACCCTGGAAGTGGCCCTCCTCCTGGACACA TTCTTCAGGCCTCTGAATGTCCGGGTGGCGCTCGTGGGCCTGGAGGCCTGGACCCAGCGTGACCTGATAGAGATAAGCCAGCACCCAGGTGTCACACTAGACAGCTTCCTCCGCTGGCGCCGGACAGACCTGCTGCCTCGGTTGCCCCACGACAGTGCCCAGCTGGTGAC TGCCACTTCATTCTCCGGGCCCATGGTGGGCATGGCCATTCAGAACTCCATCTGTTCTCCTGAATTCTCAGGAGGTGTGAACATG GACCACTCCACAAGCATCCTGGGAGTCGCCTCCTCAATAGCCCACGAGTTGGGCCACAGCCTAGGCCTGGGCCATGACTCACCTGGGAATAGCTGCCCCTGTCCAGGTCCAGCCCCAGCCAAGAGCTGCATCATGGAGGCCTCAACAGA CTTCCTGCCAGGCCTGAACTTCAGCAACTGCAGCCGACAGGCCCTGGAAAAAGCCCTCCTGGGTGGGATGGGCAGCTGCCTCTTTGAACGGCTCTCCGGTCTGCCCTCTACGGCCAGTGTCTGCGGAAATATGTTGGTGGAGCCCGGCGAGCAGTGTGACTGTGGCTTCCCAGAT GACTGCACTGATCCTTGCTGTGATTACTTCACCTGCCAGCTGAGGCCAGGGGCACAGTGCGCGTCCGATGGACTCTGTTGTCAAAATTGCCAG CTGCGCCCGGCCAGCTGGCAGTGCCGCTCTACCAGAGGTGACTGCGACTTGCCCGAGTTCTGCCCAGGAGACAGCTCCCAGTGCCCCCCTGATGTCAGCCTGGGGGACGGTGAGCCGTGTGCTGGTGGACAGGCTGTGTGCATGCAAGGACGCTGTACCTCCTATGCCCAGCAGTGCCAGGCTCTCTGGGGGCCTGGGGCCCAGCCCGCCGCGCCACTTTGCCTCCTTACTGCCAACACTCGGGGGGACGCCTTTGGGAGCTGTGGGCGCAGCCCCGATGGCAGCTATGTGTCCTGTGCCCCTAG AGATGCCGTTTGTGGGCAGCTCCAGTGCCAGGGAGGGAGGGCCCAGCCTCTGCTGGGCTCAGCCCGGGATCTTCACTGGGAGATGCTGGAAGCCAACGGGACCCAGCTGGAACTGAACTGTAGCTGGGTACACCTGGACCTGGGCAACGACGTGGCCCAGCCCCTGATGACTCTGCCTGGCACAGCCTGTGGCCCCGGCCTG GTGTGCGTCGACCATCAATGCCAACCGGTGGAGATCCTGGGGACACAGGAATGTCGAAGCAAATGCCATGGGCATGGG GTCTGCGACAGCAACAGACGCTGCCACTGTGAGGAGGGTTGGGCGCCCCCAGACTGCACCACCCACATCAGAG CAACCAGCTCCCTGACCACAGGGCTGCCCCTCAGCCTCCTGTTGTTGCTGGTCCTGGTGCTGCTTGGTGCCAGCTACTGGCACCGTGCCCGCCTGCGCCAGAGACTCTGCCAGCTTAAGGGACCCAGCTGCCAATACAG GGCAGCCCAGTCTGGTCCCCCTGAACGCCCAGGACCCCCGCAGAGGGCTCTGCTGATGCCAGGTGCCAAG tctcaggGGCCCACCAAGCCTCCACCCCCGAGAAAACCACTGCCTACTGACCCTCAGGGCCAGCACCCTTCGGCTGACCTGCCTGGCCCTGGAGCTGGAATCCTGCCCTCAGTGGTACCCTCCAG GCCTGCGCCGCCGCCCCCAGCAGTGTCCTCGCTCTACCTCTGA
- the ADAM15 gene encoding disintegrin and metalloproteinase domain-containing protein 15 isoform X1: MRLALLWALGLLGAGSPLPSRPLPDIGGTEEKQARPERALNGSSEPQILQDNLTLSLAEALQTSLPEALRIKLELDGESHILELLQNRELVSGRPTLVWYQPDGTRVVSEGHTLENCCYHGKVQGHADSWVSVCTCSGLRGLVILSPERSYSLELGPGDLQGPPVISRLQDLLLPGHTCALSWPASVPTQAPPEQPLGQRHLLRWRRDVVTETKIVELVIVADRSEVQRYRDFQNLLNRTLEVALLLDTFFRPLNVRVALVGLEAWTQRDLIEISQHPGVTLDSFLRWRRTDLLPRLPHDSAQLVTATSFSGPMVGMAIQNSICSPEFSGGVNMDHSTSILGVASSIAHELGHSLGLGHDSPGNSCPCPGPAPAKSCIMEASTDFLPGLNFSNCSRQALEKALLGGMGSCLFERLSGLPSTASVCGNMLVEPGEQCDCGFPDDCTDPCCDYFTCQLRPGAQCASDGLCCQNCQLRPASWQCRSTRGDCDLPEFCPGDSSQCPPDVSLGDGEPCAGGQAVCMQGRCTSYAQQCQALWGPGAQPAAPLCLLTANTRGDAFGSCGRSPDGSYVSCAPRDAVCGQLQCQGGRAQPLLGSARDLHWEMLEANGTQLELNCSWVHLDLGNDVAQPLMTLPGTACGPGLVCVDHQCQPVEILGTQECRSKCHGHGVCDSNRRCHCEEGWAPPDCTTHIRATSSLTTGLPLSLLLLLVLVLLGASYWHRARLRQRLCQLKGPSCQYRAAQSGPPERPGPPQRALLMPGAKQASALGFPAPPSRPLPPDPVPKRLQAELADRPNPPTRPLPADPVVRYPKSQGPTKPPPPRKPLPTDPQGQHPSADLPGPGAGILPSVVPSRPAPPPPAVSSLYL, translated from the exons GTGGCACTGAGGAGAAGCAGGCAAGGCCAGAGAGGGCCCTGAATGGGTCTTCGGAGCCCCAGATCCTTCAGGACAACCTCACGCTCAGCCTAGCAGAGGCACTTCAG ACCAGTCTGCCTGAGGCTTTGCGGATCAAATTGGAGTTGGATGGTGAGAGTCACATCCTGGAGCTGCTACAGAATAG GGAGCTAGTCTCAGGCCGTCCAACCCTGGTGTGGTACCAGCCTGATGGCACCCGGGTGGTCAGTGAGGGACACACTCTG GAGAACTGCTGCTACCATGGAAAAGTGCAGGGCCACGCCGACTCCTGGGTCTCTGTCTGCACCTGCTCCGGGCTCAG GGGCTTGGTGATCCTGTCCCCAGAGAGAAGCTACTCCCTGGAGCTGGGGCCTGGGGACCTCCAGGGTCCCCCTGTTATCTCCCGGCTCCAAGACCTCCTCCTGCCAGGCCACACTTGTGCCCTGAGCTGGCCTGCATCTGTGCCCACTCAGGCTCCACCAGAGCAGCCCCTGGGACAGCGTCACCTTCTCCGG TGGAGGCGGGACGTGGTGACAGAGACCAAGATTGTTGAGCTGGTGATTGTGGCTGACCGTTCCGAG GTCCAGAGGTACCGGGACTTCCAGAACCTGCTGAACCGCACCCTGGAAGTGGCCCTCCTCCTGGACACA TTCTTCAGGCCTCTGAATGTCCGGGTGGCGCTCGTGGGCCTGGAGGCCTGGACCCAGCGTGACCTGATAGAGATAAGCCAGCACCCAGGTGTCACACTAGACAGCTTCCTCCGCTGGCGCCGGACAGACCTGCTGCCTCGGTTGCCCCACGACAGTGCCCAGCTGGTGAC TGCCACTTCATTCTCCGGGCCCATGGTGGGCATGGCCATTCAGAACTCCATCTGTTCTCCTGAATTCTCAGGAGGTGTGAACATG GACCACTCCACAAGCATCCTGGGAGTCGCCTCCTCAATAGCCCACGAGTTGGGCCACAGCCTAGGCCTGGGCCATGACTCACCTGGGAATAGCTGCCCCTGTCCAGGTCCAGCCCCAGCCAAGAGCTGCATCATGGAGGCCTCAACAGA CTTCCTGCCAGGCCTGAACTTCAGCAACTGCAGCCGACAGGCCCTGGAAAAAGCCCTCCTGGGTGGGATGGGCAGCTGCCTCTTTGAACGGCTCTCCGGTCTGCCCTCTACGGCCAGTGTCTGCGGAAATATGTTGGTGGAGCCCGGCGAGCAGTGTGACTGTGGCTTCCCAGAT GACTGCACTGATCCTTGCTGTGATTACTTCACCTGCCAGCTGAGGCCAGGGGCACAGTGCGCGTCCGATGGACTCTGTTGTCAAAATTGCCAG CTGCGCCCGGCCAGCTGGCAGTGCCGCTCTACCAGAGGTGACTGCGACTTGCCCGAGTTCTGCCCAGGAGACAGCTCCCAGTGCCCCCCTGATGTCAGCCTGGGGGACGGTGAGCCGTGTGCTGGTGGACAGGCTGTGTGCATGCAAGGACGCTGTACCTCCTATGCCCAGCAGTGCCAGGCTCTCTGGGGGCCTGGGGCCCAGCCCGCCGCGCCACTTTGCCTCCTTACTGCCAACACTCGGGGGGACGCCTTTGGGAGCTGTGGGCGCAGCCCCGATGGCAGCTATGTGTCCTGTGCCCCTAG AGATGCCGTTTGTGGGCAGCTCCAGTGCCAGGGAGGGAGGGCCCAGCCTCTGCTGGGCTCAGCCCGGGATCTTCACTGGGAGATGCTGGAAGCCAACGGGACCCAGCTGGAACTGAACTGTAGCTGGGTACACCTGGACCTGGGCAACGACGTGGCCCAGCCCCTGATGACTCTGCCTGGCACAGCCTGTGGCCCCGGCCTG GTGTGCGTCGACCATCAATGCCAACCGGTGGAGATCCTGGGGACACAGGAATGTCGAAGCAAATGCCATGGGCATGGG GTCTGCGACAGCAACAGACGCTGCCACTGTGAGGAGGGTTGGGCGCCCCCAGACTGCACCACCCACATCAGAG CAACCAGCTCCCTGACCACAGGGCTGCCCCTCAGCCTCCTGTTGTTGCTGGTCCTGGTGCTGCTTGGTGCCAGCTACTGGCACCGTGCCCGCCTGCGCCAGAGACTCTGCCAGCTTAAGGGACCCAGCTGCCAATACAG GGCAGCCCAGTCTGGTCCCCCTGAACGCCCAGGACCCCCGCAGAGGGCTCTGCTGATGCCAGGTGCCAAG CAGGCTAGTGCTCTTGGCTTCCCGGCCCCTCCCTCCAGGCCGCTGCCTCCTGACCCTGTGCCCAAGAGACTCCAG GCTGAGCTGGCTGACCGACCCAATCCCCCCACCCGCCCTCTGCCCGCTGACCCGGTGGTGAGGTACCCGAAG tctcaggGGCCCACCAAGCCTCCACCCCCGAGAAAACCACTGCCTACTGACCCTCAGGGCCAGCACCCTTCGGCTGACCTGCCTGGCCCTGGAGCTGGAATCCTGCCCTCAGTGGTACCCTCCAG GCCTGCGCCGCCGCCCCCAGCAGTGTCCTCGCTCTACCTCTGA
- the ADAM15 gene encoding disintegrin and metalloproteinase domain-containing protein 15 isoform X2, protein MRLALLWALGLLGAGSPLPSRPLPDIGGTEEKQARPERALNGSSEPQILQDNLTLSLAEALQTSLPEALRIKLELDGESHILELLQNRELVSGRPTLVWYQPDGTRVVSEGHTLENCCYHGKVQGHADSWVSVCTCSGLRGLVILSPERSYSLELGPGDLQGPPVISRLQDLLLPGHTCALSWPASVPTQAPPEQPLGQRHLLRWRRDVVTETKIVELVIVADRSEVQRYRDFQNLLNRTLEVALLLDTFFRPLNVRVALVGLEAWTQRDLIEISQHPGVTLDSFLRWRRTDLLPRLPHDSAQLVTATSFSGPMVGMAIQNSICSPEFSGGVNMDHSTSILGVASSIAHELGHSLGLGHDSPGNSCPCPGPAPAKSCIMEASTDFLPGLNFSNCSRQALEKALLGGMGSCLFERLSGLPSTASVCGNMLVEPGEQCDCGFPDDCTDPCCDYFTCQLRPGAQCASDGLCCQNCQLRPASWQCRSTRGDCDLPEFCPGDSSQCPPDVSLGDGEPCAGGQAVCMQGRCTSYAQQCQALWGPGAQPAAPLCLLTANTRGDAFGSCGRSPDGSYVSCAPRDAVCGQLQCQGGRAQPLLGSARDLHWEMLEANGTQLELNCSWVHLDLGNDVAQPLMTLPGTACGPGLVCVDHQCQPVEILGTQECRSKCHGHGVCDSNRRCHCEEGWAPPDCTTHIRATSSLTTGLPLSLLLLLVLVLLGASYWHRARLRQRLCQLKGPSCQYRAAQSGPPERPGPPQRALLMPGAKASALGFPAPPSRPLPPDPVPKRLQAELADRPNPPTRPLPADPVVRYPKSQGPTKPPPPRKPLPTDPQGQHPSADLPGPGAGILPSVVPSRPAPPPPAVSSLYL, encoded by the exons GTGGCACTGAGGAGAAGCAGGCAAGGCCAGAGAGGGCCCTGAATGGGTCTTCGGAGCCCCAGATCCTTCAGGACAACCTCACGCTCAGCCTAGCAGAGGCACTTCAG ACCAGTCTGCCTGAGGCTTTGCGGATCAAATTGGAGTTGGATGGTGAGAGTCACATCCTGGAGCTGCTACAGAATAG GGAGCTAGTCTCAGGCCGTCCAACCCTGGTGTGGTACCAGCCTGATGGCACCCGGGTGGTCAGTGAGGGACACACTCTG GAGAACTGCTGCTACCATGGAAAAGTGCAGGGCCACGCCGACTCCTGGGTCTCTGTCTGCACCTGCTCCGGGCTCAG GGGCTTGGTGATCCTGTCCCCAGAGAGAAGCTACTCCCTGGAGCTGGGGCCTGGGGACCTCCAGGGTCCCCCTGTTATCTCCCGGCTCCAAGACCTCCTCCTGCCAGGCCACACTTGTGCCCTGAGCTGGCCTGCATCTGTGCCCACTCAGGCTCCACCAGAGCAGCCCCTGGGACAGCGTCACCTTCTCCGG TGGAGGCGGGACGTGGTGACAGAGACCAAGATTGTTGAGCTGGTGATTGTGGCTGACCGTTCCGAG GTCCAGAGGTACCGGGACTTCCAGAACCTGCTGAACCGCACCCTGGAAGTGGCCCTCCTCCTGGACACA TTCTTCAGGCCTCTGAATGTCCGGGTGGCGCTCGTGGGCCTGGAGGCCTGGACCCAGCGTGACCTGATAGAGATAAGCCAGCACCCAGGTGTCACACTAGACAGCTTCCTCCGCTGGCGCCGGACAGACCTGCTGCCTCGGTTGCCCCACGACAGTGCCCAGCTGGTGAC TGCCACTTCATTCTCCGGGCCCATGGTGGGCATGGCCATTCAGAACTCCATCTGTTCTCCTGAATTCTCAGGAGGTGTGAACATG GACCACTCCACAAGCATCCTGGGAGTCGCCTCCTCAATAGCCCACGAGTTGGGCCACAGCCTAGGCCTGGGCCATGACTCACCTGGGAATAGCTGCCCCTGTCCAGGTCCAGCCCCAGCCAAGAGCTGCATCATGGAGGCCTCAACAGA CTTCCTGCCAGGCCTGAACTTCAGCAACTGCAGCCGACAGGCCCTGGAAAAAGCCCTCCTGGGTGGGATGGGCAGCTGCCTCTTTGAACGGCTCTCCGGTCTGCCCTCTACGGCCAGTGTCTGCGGAAATATGTTGGTGGAGCCCGGCGAGCAGTGTGACTGTGGCTTCCCAGAT GACTGCACTGATCCTTGCTGTGATTACTTCACCTGCCAGCTGAGGCCAGGGGCACAGTGCGCGTCCGATGGACTCTGTTGTCAAAATTGCCAG CTGCGCCCGGCCAGCTGGCAGTGCCGCTCTACCAGAGGTGACTGCGACTTGCCCGAGTTCTGCCCAGGAGACAGCTCCCAGTGCCCCCCTGATGTCAGCCTGGGGGACGGTGAGCCGTGTGCTGGTGGACAGGCTGTGTGCATGCAAGGACGCTGTACCTCCTATGCCCAGCAGTGCCAGGCTCTCTGGGGGCCTGGGGCCCAGCCCGCCGCGCCACTTTGCCTCCTTACTGCCAACACTCGGGGGGACGCCTTTGGGAGCTGTGGGCGCAGCCCCGATGGCAGCTATGTGTCCTGTGCCCCTAG AGATGCCGTTTGTGGGCAGCTCCAGTGCCAGGGAGGGAGGGCCCAGCCTCTGCTGGGCTCAGCCCGGGATCTTCACTGGGAGATGCTGGAAGCCAACGGGACCCAGCTGGAACTGAACTGTAGCTGGGTACACCTGGACCTGGGCAACGACGTGGCCCAGCCCCTGATGACTCTGCCTGGCACAGCCTGTGGCCCCGGCCTG GTGTGCGTCGACCATCAATGCCAACCGGTGGAGATCCTGGGGACACAGGAATGTCGAAGCAAATGCCATGGGCATGGG GTCTGCGACAGCAACAGACGCTGCCACTGTGAGGAGGGTTGGGCGCCCCCAGACTGCACCACCCACATCAGAG CAACCAGCTCCCTGACCACAGGGCTGCCCCTCAGCCTCCTGTTGTTGCTGGTCCTGGTGCTGCTTGGTGCCAGCTACTGGCACCGTGCCCGCCTGCGCCAGAGACTCTGCCAGCTTAAGGGACCCAGCTGCCAATACAG GGCAGCCCAGTCTGGTCCCCCTGAACGCCCAGGACCCCCGCAGAGGGCTCTGCTGATGCCAGGTGCCAAG GCTAGTGCTCTTGGCTTCCCGGCCCCTCCCTCCAGGCCGCTGCCTCCTGACCCTGTGCCCAAGAGACTCCAG GCTGAGCTGGCTGACCGACCCAATCCCCCCACCCGCCCTCTGCCCGCTGACCCGGTGGTGAGGTACCCGAAG tctcaggGGCCCACCAAGCCTCCACCCCCGAGAAAACCACTGCCTACTGACCCTCAGGGCCAGCACCCTTCGGCTGACCTGCCTGGCCCTGGAGCTGGAATCCTGCCCTCAGTGGTACCCTCCAG GCCTGCGCCGCCGCCCCCAGCAGTGTCCTCGCTCTACCTCTGA